AATTTTATTTCAATCTCGCGTAATTTATCATCTATTTTTTTTATATCAGATGTAATCCTTTTAGTGTCTTGATCAAGAATTGAAACAGATGCGTTATATGAATCAAGTTCTTTGTTTAGTGAAAGATAATCCTTTCTGTTTTTCTCAAGTTTTCTATCAACTTCAAGTAAACTTTCTTTTATTTTTAGAAACATCCCGTCTTTTCCAGATAGTGAATCAAGGAGTTTTCTATATTCGGCTTCTTTATCCTTAATAATTGATTCAACTTCAGAGTTTTTCTTTTCAAGATTAGATTTGGTTTCTAATAGGTCTTTGATCTTTAATTCATTTTCAGAGATTTCTTTTTTTGATTCATCAATCTCTTTCTTTACAGAAAAAAGTTCCTTTTTTTCATATTCAATTGATTGATTAATTGAATAGATATTTCCTTTTATCTTTTCAATTTCCCGTGTTATATTGATACTGTCCATTTCCATTTTACGATTGTATTCATCGTCAAGCTCTAATAGTTCTTTTTCTTTATTGGCTATGTCTTGGACAATGTTAGATACTAAAGCCCTTAATTCTTCGATGTCTTTTTGGCCTTTTTCTATATTAGCTTCTAGTTTTGTTTTTGTATCCTCTAGCTGCTTTAGTTTACTATGGTAATAAATGGCCCATTTAGTTTTTATCTCCTTATCAATTTCCTGGTATCTCTCGGCATCCTTTTTGTCCCTGAGTAGCCTATCAAGGCGGTTTTTAACTTCAGAGATTACAAGCTCTACTCTTGTTATATTTTCCTGGGCTTTTTCAAGTTCTCGTAGACCTTTGTCTTTTTTATCATCAAATTCTGCTATTCCAGATATTTCTTCAATGATACCTCTTCTATCAACAGGATTCATGTTAATAAAATGTGCAATGTCTCCTTGCATTACAATATTATGGCCATCTGGCCTTACACCTACATATGAAAATATATCTAAAACGTAAGATCTTGTGGCTCTTTTTCCGTTTACCCTGTACTCTCCTTCTCCCTTACTATTTACCGCCCTCGATATAGTAATTTTCTTTTCTTCAATTGGAAATCCACCGTCTTCATTATTAAAAGTGATAGAAACGATTGCCTCTTCGGCTTTTTTTTCATCCTCTGTTCCATTGAATATCAGGTCAGAGAGTCTCTCTCCTCTCATTGATTTTGCGGAAATTCTTCCAACGACAAAACATATTGCATCCGTTATGTTTGACTTTCCACTTCCATTGGGGCCTACAATACAGGTGAACCCTTTTGAGATGGGGAGTGTCAGCGTTTTATTGCCATACGACTTAAATCCTTTCATTGCGACTTTCTCTATAAAGACTATAGGACCACCTCTAGGTCTAACAAACAATATTCAATATCTATCGCTTATAATAGTTTTCGTTAGTTGAACACCAATCACGATTAATTTTAAATAAATATCTATGTTTTTAAAATTTGTGGTGCTTCAATTTAAAAGAAATGTCGCTATTTTTCTGATTATAATCATTATTGGGCTTATTGTTTTTAGTATTATTTTTTACAGAGACCCACAAAGATCAATCCCAATTGAAAATGGCATTATCATTTCTCCTGCTGATGGAACAGTGATTTCAATAGATATAGTAAAGAGTGGGGATAATCCTGTTACAATAAAAAATGGGAAAGAAATATATCTTACTGAGTTAAAAGGAATTATTGAAGGAAATTATACAATGGTGGCTATCTTTATGGGGCCATTTGACGTACATATTAACAGGGCGCCTATATCTGGTCAGGTTCGAGATACTATCTATCTTGAAGGCAGTCATTTACCTGCCTTTGGAAATGTCTTAACAGAAAATGAGAGAAATATTGTGGTAATTGATGGGGATGTAAGGGTAGTCACAGTTCAAATTGCTGGAACTTTAGCAAGAAGAATTGAATGTTACGTAAATGAAGGTCAAAATTTAAATATTGGGGATAAAATAGGCATAATAAAACTAGGTTCACAAGTAGTCGTGATGTATCCATCAGATTCTTTAACAATAATAAAAGAAGGGGATAAATTAAAGGCAGGAGAAACGATAATAGCAAAAATCTAATCTACATTATGTTTTCCATCTTTTTCCTACCAGCTTCAAAAGCTTTGATATTTATCTCTGCTTTTTTTGATAGGACAGAAACTATTGTTTCCAGAAGTGTTTCGTTTTTTATAGGTATTTCAAGAAGAGAAAGTGCTCCTATTAATACCATGTTCATTGTAATCTGATTACCTACACTTTTTGCAATTTCATTTGCATTGAAATGATAGACTTTACCTTTTTCAGAAAGAGTAAATAAAATCTCATCTATCGGAGGATAATCACATTCTCCAAGTGATACGGAGATTGGATTTATTTTTTCAGTGTTTAGTATTATCTTTCCACCATTTTTGAGATAAGAGATGTTTCTTAAGGCTTCTAGCGGTTCAAATGCTATTAGGATATCTGCTTTTCCTTGAGGGATGACAGAGCCATATACTTCATCGCCTATCCTCACATGGGACATGACAGAACCCCCTCTCTGCGCCATTCCATGAATTTCTCCTAATCTTACCTTATATCCGTCCTTTAAAGCTGCGTTTCCAAGAACGTATGCGGATAGGATAGTTCCCTGGCCACCTACTCCACAGATGAGAATATTAAATTCCATAAAAATGAAATATATAAAAGGTATTTAAAGTTATTGAAAAGTTATTTAAGATAATTTCATATGTTATATTTATGAAAAGAGAAATTGTAAAGGATATTAATCTTAACAAAATAAAAACTATAAAAGACCTTACTGCTCAGATGACGTCTTCTGGAGGATACGTAGCTAAAAAGGTTGGTGATGGTTCTCAGATTTTAGAAAATATGGCAAAAGACAAAAAATGCAAGAGAATTCTCTCATTTCCAGCTTCTTTAGTTGCAACGGGTACTAGAGGCATAATAAAAGAGCTTGTAAAAAGAAAACTCTTTGATCTGATAATCACAACGACTGGCACACTAGACCACGACATCGCGCGAGTCTATAGAAACTATTATCACGGCTCATTTGAAATGGACGATAGACAACTCCACAAAGAAGGAGTGAATAGGGAAGGTAACGTATTGATACCTAATGAGTCTTATTCAGAGATTCTTGAGGAAAAAGTCAGGAGAATTATGGTGGAATTATATGATAAAGGCCATAGGGATATGTCCACCCACGAACTAATATGGGAGTTTGGGAAAGCCCTTGAAGGAGAAAAAAATAAAGAAGATTCCATAACTTACTGGTGTTATAAAAATAAGATACCAATGGTGCTTCCAGGACCACTTGATGGCTCATGGGGTTGGCAAATTTATTATTTTTGGCAGGATGGCCATAAAGATTTCAATCTTAATCTGATGAAGGATGAAGATATGATAAGTGATTTTATTTATTCTTCAGATAAAACTGGTGCTTTGATGATTGGAGGGGGAATATCAAAACATCATACAATATGGTGGAACCAATTCAGAGGTGGCCTTGACTACGCAGTTTATATAACAACTGCACCAGAGTGGGATGGATCTCTTTCGGGTGCTAGGATAAGGGAAGCCATTTCATGGGGAAAGGTAAGAGAAGATGCAGATTTTATCACAATTGAAGGGGATGCGACAGTTATATTACCTATAATGGTCGGATCACTTCTTGAAAGCCTGAAGTGATCGGATGGATAGAGGACTTTTTATAGGCAGATTTCAGCCTTTCCATAATGGCCACTATATGGCAATAAAAGATATCCTAAAAATTCAAGATGAAATAATAGTCTGTGTTGCTGCCTCACAGTTATCTTACACCATTTCAAATCCTTTTTCAAGTGGGGAGAGGATTGAGATGATTCTGCGGTCTACCAAAAAAATGAGAAATAAAATAATAGTTTTATCAAGCCCAAATATGGAAAGCAATTCTTTGTGGGTAGAAAATATCATTGAAACTTTTCCTTCTTTTGAATCTGTCTACACCAACAACAATTTAGT
The nucleotide sequence above comes from Methanofastidiosum sp.. Encoded proteins:
- a CDS encoding phosphatidylserine decarboxylase, with product MVLQFKRNVAIFLIIIIIGLIVFSIIFYRDPQRSIPIENGIIISPADGTVISIDIVKSGDNPVTIKNGKEIYLTELKGIIEGNYTMVAIFMGPFDVHINRAPISGQVRDTIYLEGSHLPAFGNVLTENERNIVVIDGDVRVVTVQIAGTLARRIECYVNEGQNLNIGDKIGIIKLGSQVVVMYPSDSLTIIKEGDKLKAGETIIAKI
- the iorB gene encoding indolepyruvate ferredoxin oxidoreductase subunit beta; the encoded protein is MEFNILICGVGGQGTILSAYVLGNAALKDGYKVRLGEIHGMAQRGGSVMSHVRIGDEVYGSVIPQGKADILIAFEPLEALRNISYLKNGGKIILNTEKINPISVSLGECDYPPIDEILFTLSEKGKVYHFNANEIAKSVGNQITMNMVLIGALSLLEIPIKNETLLETIVSVLSKKAEINIKAFEAGRKKMENIM
- a CDS encoding deoxyhypusine synthase — its product is MKREIVKDINLNKIKTIKDLTAQMTSSGGYVAKKVGDGSQILENMAKDKKCKRILSFPASLVATGTRGIIKELVKRKLFDLIITTTGTLDHDIARVYRNYYHGSFEMDDRQLHKEGVNREGNVLIPNESYSEILEEKVRRIMVELYDKGHRDMSTHELIWEFGKALEGEKNKEDSITYWCYKNKIPMVLPGPLDGSWGWQIYYFWQDGHKDFNLNLMKDEDMISDFIYSSDKTGALMIGGGISKHHTIWWNQFRGGLDYAVYITTAPEWDGSLSGARIREAISWGKVREDADFITIEGDATVILPIMVGSLLESLK
- a CDS encoding nicotinamide-nucleotide adenylyltransferase, whose product is MDRGLFIGRFQPFHNGHYMAIKDILKIQDEIIVCVAASQLSYTISNPFSSGERIEMILRSTKKMRNKIIVLSSPNMESNSLWVENIIETFPSFESVYTNNNLVKLLWEKRGYKVSEVKFYKKDEFNGTSIRKLISEGKNWENLVPIETRDYILKIGGDKRIKEILKIEKKLREGTI